In Fibrobacter sp., a single genomic region encodes these proteins:
- the argH gene encoding argininosuccinate lyase has protein sequence MAKTSAKKSEKKGTQTNMWTGRFASGMAQSMVDLSFSLQFDAELIEEDIEGSIGHGKGLVESGVLSKAEYKKICDGLASILKDYKEDKNLWKESDEDIHMAVERVLTERIGALGKKIHTGRSRNDQVCTDFKLYMRHRAAEIRALEVSLMETVLDLAKKYFGKMMPGYTHLQQAQPIYFSHYLMSMFFAVSRDVKRLDNFLELHSELPLGSGAMAGSAFPYHRALVAKELGFKGVSPNSIDAVSHRDMMLEFEADLAIIANTMSRYAEDFVNWSTSEFGYLTLHDAFSSGSSMMPQKKNPDSMELIRGKSGRMLGNFSALYTLVKGAPLSYSRDLQEDKEPVFDSVHNVKVILRVMKEALESARFNFDKMHAKMLPALLATDLADLLVESGVPFRDAHHVVGSLVGEAARQGLEFTDLSDEAWASAGVPNVKQMKKTLTFEYSVSRRNIEGGTGPKSVKQQFVKAAAILKQFKK, from the coding sequence ATGGCCAAGACCAGCGCAAAGAAATCGGAAAAGAAAGGCACCCAGACCAACATGTGGACCGGCCGCTTCGCAAGCGGCATGGCGCAGAGCATGGTGGACCTGAGCTTCAGCCTGCAATTTGACGCCGAACTCATCGAAGAAGATATCGAGGGCAGCATCGGCCACGGCAAGGGCCTGGTGGAATCCGGCGTGCTCAGCAAGGCGGAATACAAGAAGATTTGCGACGGTCTTGCAAGCATCCTCAAGGACTACAAGGAAGACAAGAACCTGTGGAAGGAATCCGACGAAGACATCCACATGGCCGTGGAACGCGTACTTACCGAACGCATCGGCGCTCTCGGCAAGAAGATCCACACGGGCCGCAGCCGTAACGACCAGGTTTGCACCGACTTCAAACTCTACATGCGTCACCGCGCCGCCGAAATCCGCGCACTCGAAGTGAGCCTGATGGAAACGGTTCTCGACCTCGCCAAGAAGTACTTCGGCAAGATGATGCCGGGCTACACTCACCTGCAGCAGGCACAGCCCATCTACTTCAGCCATTACCTGATGAGCATGTTCTTTGCCGTGAGCCGCGACGTGAAGCGCCTCGACAACTTCTTGGAATTACACAGCGAGCTTCCGCTCGGTAGCGGCGCCATGGCAGGTTCCGCATTCCCCTACCACCGCGCCTTGGTGGCCAAGGAACTCGGTTTCAAGGGCGTGAGCCCCAACAGCATCGACGCCGTGAGCCATCGCGACATGATGCTCGAATTCGAAGCCGACCTCGCCATTATCGCGAACACGATGAGCCGTTACGCCGAAGACTTCGTGAACTGGAGCACCAGCGAATTCGGCTACCTCACCCTGCACGACGCCTTCTCTAGCGGTTCTTCCATGATGCCGCAGAAGAAGAACCCCGACTCCATGGAACTCATCCGCGGAAAGTCCGGCCGCATGCTCGGTAACTTCAGCGCTCTCTACACTCTGGTGAAGGGTGCCCCGCTCAGCTACAGCCGCGACCTGCAAGAAGACAAGGAACCGGTTTTCGACAGCGTCCATAACGTGAAGGTGATCCTCCGCGTAATGAAGGAAGCCTTGGAAAGCGCTCGCTTCAACTTCGACAAGATGCATGCCAAGATGCTGCCGGCGCTGTTGGCCACCGACCTCGCCGACTTGCTGGTGGAATCCGGCGTGCCTTTCCGCGACGCGCATCACGTGGTCGGTAGCCTGGTCGGCGAAGCCGCCCGCCAAGGCCTCGAATTCACAGACCTCTCTGACGAGGCCTGGGCCAGCGCCGGCGTCCCGAACGTGAAGCAGATGAAGAAGACCCTCACCTTCGAATACAGCGTTTCCCGCCGCAACATCGAAGGCGGTACCGGTCCCAAGTCCGTGAAGCAGCAGTTCGTGAAGGCCGCCGCCATTCTCAAACAGTTCAAAAAGTAA
- a CDS encoding 1-acyl-sn-glycerol-3-phosphate acyltransferase gives MIRRIKYLRRLISKLSSFAVFGISSLILATSLFPLFHVLAGFSEKRFNVISRKFVNHFFQFFVKYIEVTGAMRLSVENRELLKGIKGKVVIANHPSLLDVVILISLIPNANCIVKGSLVQNKFISLIIRNLYIPNTLPFDEQLERAKKSMLEDGNNLIIFPEGTRSKPGEPWYFKKGAARFALFANTDVVPIYFGGNEKIGLRKHDKMLQFHPTERYIYNLRVLPDISVAPYKDMPMSRSAILLTAKMKEVLEKEHDVH, from the coding sequence ATGATTCGCCGCATCAAATACCTCCGCCGCCTGATTTCGAAGCTTTCGTCGTTCGCCGTATTCGGAATCAGCAGCCTGATTCTCGCGACGTCGCTGTTCCCGCTGTTCCACGTTCTCGCGGGCTTCTCGGAAAAGCGCTTCAACGTCATCTCGCGCAAGTTCGTGAATCATTTCTTCCAGTTCTTCGTCAAGTATATCGAAGTCACGGGAGCGATGCGCCTGAGCGTCGAGAACCGCGAACTGCTAAAAGGCATCAAGGGCAAGGTCGTCATCGCGAACCATCCTTCGCTCCTCGACGTGGTCATCCTCATCTCGCTCATCCCGAACGCGAACTGCATCGTCAAAGGGTCGCTCGTTCAGAACAAGTTTATATCGCTCATCATCCGCAACCTCTACATCCCGAACACGCTCCCCTTCGATGAGCAACTGGAACGCGCCAAGAAGTCGATGCTCGAAGACGGCAACAACCTCATCATCTTCCCCGAAGGAACTCGCTCCAAGCCGGGAGAGCCGTGGTACTTCAAGAAGGGGGCCGCTAGGTTCGCGCTCTTTGCAAATACGGACGTCGTGCCCATCTATTTTGGCGGAAACGAAAAAATCGGGCTGCGCAAGCACGACAAGATGCTCCAGTTCCACCCGACCGAACGCTACATCTACAATCTCCGAGTCTTACCGGATATTTCCGTCGCCCCCTACAAGGACATGCCCATGTCGCGAAGCGCAATCCTGCTTACCGCGAAAATGAAGGAAGTCCTGGAAAAAGAGCACGACGTTCACTAG
- a CDS encoding beta-ketoacyl synthase chain length factor, giving the protein MIYIERAEYFIPTEEQPLPDVKFVPMLTRRRLSQLSKMVVYVNAAISKDIEPCKVTFASQYGEITQQYKISQALLDTGNVSPAHFSLSVFNASIANATILEKNTAGYSAVFSGREAFRDGLRDCIAALEAGSETERLFIFADEKIPETYAPVAGTPYPNAVCALALRLTTDKNRGGKELDKTPLEGKFETAAEEAIAFIRQRLA; this is encoded by the coding sequence ATGATCTATATCGAACGAGCCGAATACTTTATTCCGACCGAGGAACAACCGCTCCCCGACGTGAAGTTCGTACCCATGCTTACGCGCAGGCGCCTGAGCCAGCTGTCGAAGATGGTTGTCTACGTGAACGCGGCCATAAGCAAGGATATCGAACCCTGCAAGGTGACCTTCGCATCGCAGTACGGCGAAATCACCCAGCAGTACAAAATTTCGCAGGCCCTCCTCGATACCGGGAACGTGTCGCCCGCGCATTTCAGCCTTTCCGTATTCAACGCGTCGATTGCGAACGCAACCATCCTCGAGAAGAACACCGCCGGATATTCCGCCGTATTCTCGGGACGCGAAGCCTTCCGTGACGGCCTGCGCGACTGCATCGCCGCCCTCGAGGCGGGCTCCGAAACCGAACGCCTCTTTATTTTCGCCGACGAGAAGATTCCCGAGACGTATGCGCCCGTGGCAGGCACGCCCTACCCGAACGCCGTATGCGCTTTGGCGCTCAGGCTCACCACCGACAAGAACCGCGGGGGCAAGGAACTCGACAAGACTCCCCTCGAAGGGAAATTCGAAACCGCCGCCGAAGAAGCGATTGCCTTCATTCGCCAGAGGTTAGCCTGA